One window from the genome of Thermaerobacter marianensis DSM 12885 encodes:
- a CDS encoding thiazole synthase, whose amino-acid sequence MSSHSQSYDPGHDPLVIAGRAFRSRLFVGTGKYRDTATMVAALERSGTEMVTVAIRAMNLDAPDGGDILAHVDTRRYHLLPNTAGATTADQAVAIAHLAREALGTPWIKLEVIGDPRTLLPDLQATLEATRRLVRDGFVVLPYCTSDLITCLRLEDAGAAAVMPLAAPIGTGQGMLDWAGIRRVIERVSVPVVVDAGLGVPSDAAMAMELGASAVLVNTAIARAQNPPLMAEAFKWGVLAGRQAFLAGRMPPQNEASPSSPTEGVPFAPLAARRAGSGGGGA is encoded by the coding sequence GTGTCCTCTCATTCCCAGTCGTACGACCCGGGTCACGACCCCCTGGTGATTGCAGGCCGGGCGTTTCGATCCCGCCTCTTCGTGGGCACGGGAAAGTACCGGGATACCGCCACCATGGTGGCCGCCCTGGAGCGCTCGGGGACGGAGATGGTCACCGTGGCCATCCGGGCCATGAACCTGGACGCACCGGACGGCGGGGACATCCTCGCCCACGTGGACACCCGGCGCTACCACCTCCTGCCCAACACCGCTGGGGCCACCACCGCCGACCAGGCCGTGGCCATTGCCCACCTGGCACGGGAGGCGCTCGGCACCCCGTGGATCAAGCTGGAGGTGATCGGCGACCCGCGCACCCTTCTCCCCGACCTGCAGGCGACCCTGGAGGCGACTCGCCGCCTGGTGCGTGACGGGTTCGTCGTCCTGCCCTACTGCACGTCGGACCTGATCACGTGCCTGCGCCTTGAGGATGCCGGCGCAGCCGCTGTCATGCCCCTGGCGGCCCCCATCGGTACCGGCCAGGGCATGCTGGACTGGGCGGGGATCCGGAGGGTGATCGAGCGGGTCTCGGTCCCCGTCGTGGTGGACGCCGGGCTCGGCGTCCCCTCCGACGCGGCCATGGCCATGGAACTGGGCGCCAGCGCGGTGCTGGTGAATACTGCCATTGCCAGGGCCCAGAACCCGCCCCTCATGGCCGAGGCCTTCAAGTGGGGGGTCCTGGCCGGCAGGCAGGCCTTCCTGGCCGGGAGAATGCCGCCGCAGAACGAAGCCAGCCCCTCCAGCCCCACCGAGGGGGTTCCCTTTGCGCCGCTGGCGGCCCGGCGGGCCGGGTCCGGAGGAGGTGGTGCCTGA
- the thiO gene encoding glycine oxidase ThiO, whose amino-acid sequence MPPAAGARAATGGTYDVAVIGGGVIGLAAAYELARQGAQVVVLERERPGTGASTAAAGMLAPGHEAGTDPVLYELGIRSCRLWPEFARAVEDAAGRTTGYTGRGIAVVATGDDEAASLRERAGREGAGRRLHWIAPDALPPYLAGFRHIRGALLFEEGGHVDPVATVRALAAAFSASGTLWTGTEVVGFRHETAAGGRRLVAVQTPHGEVRAHTFVLAGGVFNASLAAHLGIRLPVVPVKGQILAVEPPPGLHPFLRGQVPVFGGGVYLVPRLDGRLLIGATEEPAAGYDRSVTLGAITHLALAAQELAPDLKDARWLEARSGLRPGTPDRRPLLGLLPGYTNVVVAAGHYRNGILLAPLTGRIVADLCQGREPEVDLTPLDPGRFGTPVDAGSVHSLP is encoded by the coding sequence ATGCCGCCCGCTGCTGGTGCTCGTGCCGCGACAGGTGGTACCTATGACGTGGCGGTCATCGGGGGTGGGGTGATCGGCCTCGCCGCAGCTTATGAACTGGCCAGGCAGGGTGCCCAGGTCGTGGTCCTCGAGCGGGAAAGGCCGGGGACCGGTGCCTCCACTGCGGCAGCGGGCATGCTCGCCCCGGGGCACGAGGCGGGTACCGATCCCGTGCTGTACGAGCTGGGCATCCGCAGTTGCCGCCTGTGGCCCGAGTTCGCCCGGGCCGTCGAGGATGCGGCCGGGAGGACCACCGGTTACACGGGCCGGGGCATTGCCGTGGTGGCCACCGGGGACGATGAGGCGGCGTCCCTCCGGGAGCGCGCGGGACGGGAAGGGGCCGGTCGCCGCCTGCATTGGATCGCGCCTGACGCGTTGCCACCGTACCTGGCCGGGTTCCGGCACATCCGCGGCGCCCTGCTCTTTGAGGAAGGTGGTCACGTGGACCCTGTCGCCACGGTCCGCGCCCTGGCGGCTGCCTTTTCGGCGTCGGGAACCCTGTGGACCGGAACCGAGGTGGTGGGCTTTCGCCACGAGACGGCTGCCGGCGGACGGCGGCTGGTGGCAGTCCAGACCCCCCACGGCGAGGTCCGAGCGCATACCTTCGTCCTGGCGGGAGGGGTCTTCAACGCTTCTCTGGCGGCCCACCTGGGCATCCGCCTGCCGGTGGTGCCGGTGAAGGGACAGATCCTGGCGGTGGAACCCCCACCCGGGCTGCACCCGTTCCTGCGGGGCCAGGTCCCCGTCTTTGGTGGCGGCGTCTACCTCGTCCCGCGGCTGGACGGCCGGTTGCTCATCGGGGCTACGGAAGAACCGGCGGCGGGGTACGATCGCTCCGTGACCCTGGGGGCGATCACGCACCTGGCCCTGGCCGCCCAGGAACTGGCCCCTGACCTGAAGGACGCCCGCTGGCTGGAAGCACGGTCGGGCCTGCGTCCCGGAACGCCGGACCGGCGCCCCCTGCTCGGACTGCTGCCGGGCTACACCAACGTCGTGGTGGCCGCCGGGCACTATCGCAACGGCATCTTGCTGGCCCCCCTTACGGGCCGCATCGTGGCCGACCTGTGCCAGGGCCGGGAACCGGAGGTGGATCTGACCCCGCTGGATCCAGGCCGGTTTGGGACGCCCGTTGATGCAGGCAGCGTTCACTCCTTACCGTAG
- a CDS encoding DUF917 domain-containing protein — translation MRQIVAEDLEYLAVGAAILGTGGGGDPFIGKLMAQQAIVEEGPVTLLDPEELDDDALVLPTAMMGAPTVMIEKVPEGMEAVRALRAAERRLGQKADATCPIECGGVNSQIPFVVAARARIPVVDGDGMGRAFPELQMETFHVYGLSGTPAVVADERGAIVTLETPDNVQLEWLARGVTIRMGGHSHLVDYPMSGADFKRTAVRGTVSMAMAIGKAVVTAASRGVNPIEAICEATQDTLYGRAIPLFEGKVVDVERRTREGFAVGRAVIHGLGRYRGSELVIRFQNENLVAVQDGEVIASVPDLISVLDHETGFAITTERIRYGQRVTVLGLPTPEIMRTEAALRVWGPRAFGYDIEFVPLERRFRDYYQRYGVPNEKQKYLTA, via the coding sequence GTGCGACAGATCGTTGCGGAGGATCTCGAATACCTGGCGGTCGGGGCAGCGATCCTGGGCACGGGTGGCGGGGGCGATCCGTTCATCGGCAAGCTAATGGCGCAACAGGCCATCGTCGAGGAGGGGCCGGTGACGCTGCTCGACCCCGAGGAACTGGATGACGATGCGCTGGTGTTGCCCACGGCGATGATGGGGGCTCCGACGGTGATGATCGAGAAGGTCCCCGAAGGGATGGAGGCCGTGCGGGCGCTACGGGCCGCGGAACGCCGCCTGGGGCAGAAGGCGGACGCCACCTGTCCCATCGAGTGCGGCGGCGTGAACTCGCAGATCCCGTTCGTCGTGGCCGCCCGCGCCCGCATCCCGGTGGTGGACGGCGACGGGATGGGACGGGCCTTCCCGGAGCTGCAGATGGAGACGTTCCACGTCTATGGCCTCTCGGGGACGCCCGCGGTGGTCGCCGACGAGCGCGGGGCCATCGTGACCCTCGAGACCCCGGACAACGTCCAGCTCGAGTGGCTGGCGCGGGGTGTTACCATCCGGATGGGTGGCCACTCGCACCTCGTCGACTATCCGATGAGCGGGGCGGACTTCAAGCGGACGGCCGTGCGGGGTACCGTGTCGATGGCCATGGCCATCGGCAAGGCCGTCGTCACGGCGGCGAGCCGCGGCGTGAACCCCATCGAGGCGATCTGCGAGGCCACCCAGGATACCCTCTACGGCCGGGCGATCCCCCTGTTCGAGGGCAAGGTGGTCGATGTCGAGCGGCGCACCCGGGAGGGCTTCGCCGTCGGGCGGGCTGTGATCCACGGGCTGGGACGCTACCGTGGCAGTGAACTGGTGATCCGCTTCCAAAACGAGAACCTGGTGGCGGTGCAGGACGGCGAGGTGATCGCCAGCGTTCCCGACCTCATCTCGGTGCTGGACCACGAAACGGGGTTCGCCATCACCACCGAGCGCATCCGGTACGGGCAGCGCGTCACCGTGCTCGGTCTGCCAACACCCGAGATCATGCGCACCGAGGCGGCCTTGCGGGTGTGGGGGCCGCGGGCGTTCGGATACGATATCGAGTTCGTACCTCTGGAACGCCGCTTCCGAGACTACTATCAGCGTTACGGCGTCCCGAACGAAAAACAGAAATATCTCACCGCCTGA
- a CDS encoding hydantoinase/oxoprolinase N-terminal domain-containing protein yields MRYRLGIDVGGTNTDAVILDENRRVVAKAKTPVTDDVISGIVQVVSRVIREAGIDPSQITHAMLGTTQVTNAIIERRGLLPVGILRLGSPATHAIRPLAAWPEDLRRAVEGPVAIVPGGVEYDGRPISAFDAEAVRRFAEQAMEAGIRAFAVTAVFSPVRNDDERRAAEIIASVAGSEATISLSYEIGSVGLLERENATVLNAAVSDVARRVARAFADAMARLDIRAELFLSQNDGTLMSLDYAQRYPILTVACGPTNSIRGAGFLSGREDAVVIDVGGTSTDVGVLVGGFPRESAVAVEIGGVRTNFRMPDLISIGLGGGSVVRWPADRTGGNEVQIGPDSVGSKVVERALCFGGDVLTMTDVAVARGMAALGDRGRIQVPAEVIEAAYRRAVAMVEEAVDRIKTRAGDVPAILVGGGSILLPDRLEGVSVVERPDHYEVANAVGAAIAQVSGTVDRIYSLDNRSRESVLAEAREAAYAEAVQAGADPDTVEVIEVEEVPLAYLPGNAVRVKVKAAGQLRSA; encoded by the coding sequence ATGCGTTACCGGCTCGGGATTGACGTGGGCGGGACGAACACAGACGCCGTCATTCTGGATGAGAACCGGCGCGTCGTGGCGAAGGCGAAGACACCGGTCACCGACGACGTGATCTCCGGCATCGTGCAGGTCGTGTCCCGTGTGATCCGGGAGGCCGGCATCGATCCCAGCCAGATCACCCATGCGATGCTCGGCACGACCCAGGTGACCAACGCGATCATCGAACGCAGGGGCCTGTTGCCCGTCGGGATCCTGCGCCTGGGGTCGCCGGCCACCCACGCCATTCGCCCGCTGGCGGCCTGGCCCGAGGACCTGCGGCGCGCCGTCGAGGGGCCGGTCGCCATCGTGCCGGGCGGCGTGGAGTACGACGGTCGGCCGATCTCTGCCTTCGACGCCGAGGCGGTGCGCCGGTTTGCCGAGCAGGCCATGGAGGCCGGGATCCGCGCCTTCGCCGTGACCGCCGTCTTCTCCCCCGTGCGCAACGACGACGAGCGCCGGGCTGCGGAGATCATCGCCTCCGTGGCGGGGAGCGAGGCCACGATCTCGCTCTCGTACGAGATCGGGAGCGTCGGCCTGCTCGAACGCGAGAACGCCACGGTCTTGAACGCGGCAGTTAGCGACGTCGCGCGGCGCGTAGCCCGCGCCTTCGCCGACGCGATGGCGCGGCTCGACATTCGCGCTGAGCTCTTCCTCTCCCAGAACGACGGCACGCTGATGTCCCTGGACTACGCCCAGCGCTACCCGATCCTGACGGTCGCCTGCGGGCCGACGAACAGCATCCGGGGCGCCGGCTTCCTCTCGGGCCGCGAGGACGCCGTCGTCATCGATGTCGGTGGAACCTCGACGGACGTCGGCGTGCTGGTAGGCGGGTTCCCCCGCGAGTCCGCCGTCGCGGTGGAGATCGGCGGCGTGCGGACCAACTTCCGGATGCCGGACCTGATCTCCATCGGTCTCGGTGGGGGCTCGGTCGTCCGCTGGCCGGCGGACCGGACCGGCGGCAACGAGGTCCAGATCGGGCCGGACAGCGTCGGCAGCAAGGTGGTGGAGCGGGCTCTCTGCTTCGGCGGTGACGTCCTCACAATGACGGATGTGGCCGTCGCTCGCGGCATGGCCGCCCTCGGCGACCGCGGCCGCATCCAGGTACCGGCCGAGGTCATCGAGGCGGCGTACCGGCGAGCCGTGGCCATGGTCGAAGAGGCCGTCGACCGGATCAAGACGCGGGCCGGCGATGTGCCGGCGATCCTGGTCGGTGGCGGTAGCATCCTCCTGCCGGATCGGCTGGAAGGGGTCTCCGTCGTCGAGCGCCCGGATCACTACGAGGTCGCCAACGCGGTGGGTGCCGCCATCGCGCAGGTCTCGGGCACGGTGGACCGGATCTACTCGCTTGACAACCGCAGCCGCGAAAGCGTCCTTGCCGAGGCGCGGGAGGCCGCCTACGCCGAGGCGGTACAGGCCGGGGCCGACCCCGACACAGTGGAAGTGATCGAAGTGGAAGAGGTCCCGCTGGCCTACCTGCCTGGCAACGCGGTGCGGGTCAAGGTCAAGGCCGCGGGCCAGCTGCGGAGCGCCTGA
- a CDS encoding DUF917 domain-containing protein, with the protein MTITVIDAAALENLALGATVLGTGGGGDPYIGKLMAQEAIQRHGAVRLIDLADLPRTGLVLPVAMMGAPTVLVEKIPNGRELERVVRAVESHLGQPVVALMSAEAGGINSTIPVVAAAELRLPLLDADGMGRAFPEIPMCSMNLAGVSATPMAIVDEKGNLVLLETIDNQWTERLSRTATVAMGGSSIIALYPMTTDEVRRAVIPGTLRRAIEIGRAIRGSLAGGNPIDALLRVTGGAILFRGKVVDVLRRTEGGFVRGTATLEGLDADQGSVLRLEFQNENLVAIKDGTPVAMVPDLITVLDSETYTPITTEGIAYGQRVAVLGMPCAPIWRSARGLAVAGPRYFGYPFDYVPIEEAAQHALPARD; encoded by the coding sequence ATGACGATCACGGTCATCGATGCGGCAGCCCTGGAGAACCTTGCCCTCGGCGCCACGGTCCTCGGCACCGGGGGCGGTGGTGATCCGTACATCGGCAAGCTCATGGCCCAGGAGGCGATCCAGCGGCACGGCGCAGTCCGGCTGATCGACCTGGCGGACTTGCCGCGCACAGGTTTGGTGCTGCCCGTTGCCATGATGGGTGCGCCGACCGTGCTGGTGGAGAAGATCCCGAACGGTCGCGAGCTGGAACGCGTGGTGCGCGCCGTCGAGTCGCACCTGGGGCAGCCCGTCGTCGCCCTGATGTCGGCTGAGGCGGGTGGGATTAATTCCACCATCCCCGTGGTCGCGGCTGCCGAACTCCGGTTGCCGCTCCTCGACGCCGACGGCATGGGGCGCGCGTTCCCCGAGATCCCCATGTGCTCGATGAACCTGGCGGGCGTGTCGGCCACACCGATGGCCATCGTCGACGAGAAGGGCAATCTGGTGCTACTGGAGACCATCGACAACCAGTGGACCGAGCGGCTGAGCCGCACGGCGACGGTGGCCATGGGTGGATCCTCGATCATCGCCCTCTACCCCATGACCACGGACGAGGTGCGTCGAGCAGTGATCCCCGGTACCTTGCGGCGCGCCATCGAGATCGGCCGCGCCATCCGGGGGTCCCTGGCCGGCGGCAACCCGATCGATGCGCTCCTGCGCGTGACGGGTGGAGCCATCCTGTTCCGGGGCAAGGTCGTCGACGTCTTGCGCCGCACGGAGGGTGGCTTCGTGCGCGGGACCGCCACCCTTGAGGGGCTGGACGCAGACCAGGGATCGGTCTTGCGCCTGGAGTTCCAGAACGAGAACCTCGTGGCTATCAAGGACGGCACACCCGTCGCGATGGTTCCCGACCTGATCACCGTCCTGGATTCTGAGACGTACACCCCCATTACCACCGAGGGCATCGCCTACGGCCAGCGCGTGGCGGTGCTGGGGATGCCGTGTGCACCCATCTGGCGGTCGGCGCGCGGGCTCGCGGTGGCCGGTCCCAGGTACTTCGGCTATCCCTTTGACTACGTTCCGATCGAGGAGGCTGCGCAGCATGCGTTACCGGCTCGGGATTGA
- a CDS encoding purine-cytosine permease family protein: MATIDTARQDVAEIGHDDFALTRVPYSARYSWVSVAVQRFGQLSALSQFLLGATLGFGMSFWEAFWAITLGAVILEVVSILTGIAGQREGLSTTVLGRWTGFGKYGSTLISLIIAVSLVGWFGIQNAVFAEGVHSLVGGLPVWAWCVVTGLAVTLIVVYGFLSMAWTAYITVPAFLVLAGYSIITALLEHPLGELVASAPPGPRLSLAAGTTLVAGGFIVGAVITPDMTRFNRSPWDVVKQTVVGVTLGEYLIGLIGVLLAHAVKSADVIQIVTSTSGVIGTLILIAATLKINDWNLYSASLGFANLIDTVWGRKINRGLITILVGVLGTALSAAGILQQFTGFLTLLGVTIPPLAGIMVVDYFILRRYRPELDESAAAGTIPGRVEVWNPVMLATWVLASYVGYKVSWGIPTLNALIAAGIVYYVLMKVVAWLQGQPRPRFREVEV, encoded by the coding sequence ATGGCGACGATCGACACCGCCCGGCAGGATGTCGCCGAAATCGGCCACGACGACTTCGCCTTGACCCGGGTGCCCTACTCGGCGCGCTATTCCTGGGTCAGCGTGGCGGTCCAGAGGTTTGGGCAGCTGTCGGCTCTGTCCCAGTTCCTGCTCGGTGCCACCCTCGGCTTCGGGATGTCCTTCTGGGAGGCGTTCTGGGCGATCACCTTGGGGGCCGTCATCCTCGAGGTGGTGTCGATCCTGACCGGCATCGCAGGCCAGCGCGAGGGGTTGAGCACGACGGTGCTCGGCCGCTGGACGGGCTTCGGCAAGTATGGCTCGACCCTCATCTCGCTGATCATTGCGGTCAGCCTGGTCGGCTGGTTCGGCATCCAGAACGCGGTCTTCGCGGAGGGGGTCCACAGCCTGGTCGGCGGGCTGCCCGTGTGGGCCTGGTGCGTGGTGACGGGGCTCGCGGTCACCCTGATCGTGGTCTACGGCTTTCTCTCGATGGCATGGACGGCCTACATCACGGTGCCCGCGTTTCTCGTGCTGGCGGGTTATTCGATCATCACAGCGCTGCTCGAACATCCTCTTGGTGAGCTCGTGGCCTCGGCTCCGCCTGGCCCGCGGCTAAGCCTGGCGGCCGGCACCACGCTGGTGGCAGGTGGCTTCATCGTCGGCGCCGTCATCACGCCGGACATGACCCGGTTCAACCGCAGTCCGTGGGACGTCGTCAAGCAGACCGTGGTCGGTGTGACGCTGGGTGAGTACCTGATCGGCCTGATCGGGGTGCTCCTTGCCCACGCGGTGAAGAGCGCCGACGTTATCCAGATCGTCACCTCCACCAGTGGTGTCATCGGTACGCTGATCCTTATCGCAGCGACGCTCAAGATCAACGACTGGAACCTGTACTCGGCCTCCCTCGGGTTTGCCAACCTGATCGACACGGTGTGGGGCCGCAAGATCAACCGGGGTCTGATCACGATCCTGGTCGGTGTGCTGGGGACGGCCCTGTCGGCCGCGGGCATCCTCCAGCAGTTCACGGGATTCCTCACCCTGCTTGGCGTTACCATCCCGCCGCTGGCCGGGATCATGGTGGTCGATTACTTCATCCTGCGGCGGTATCGCCCGGAGCTCGACGAGAGTGCGGCGGCGGGCACGATCCCGGGCCGTGTGGAGGTCTGGAATCCCGTGATGCTCGCGACGTGGGTCCTTGCTTCCTATGTGGGGTACAAGGTGAGCTGGGGCATCCCCACGCTCAACGCCCTGATTGCGGCCGGCATCGTCTATTACGTCCTGATGAAGGTGGTGGCTTGGCTGCAGGGCCAGCCGAGGCCGCGGTTCCGAGAGGTCGAGGTATGA
- a CDS encoding helix-turn-helix domain-containing protein, translating to MTTRGERRWPILDIVLRDLLQQEGLAGVTVLAGAGGLDRPVRGVEIIECHGLSLPYRPLAAGILYYLPAHCVAATSPLLDVLVRHLADAGAGGLLLHGHRPARAPASRAGSRAATAGLGGARSQEPSGPAPAPHGPSGDERSAHGQLPGEPAPAGWVEPEREPRLPRSFLLLAERLRLPVLDLGPVSVTTVVERLAVSRQDALLAAYRRCDAAVQRILEAWREGQAVEAVVALLGEATDGTCDLVPLPGYPQVDPGKVPPWVDQGPGRPALHQEGDRLHAAMVIRVRRRVESAYLIHGVYAARPWQDFVVQRVFAAAAPVVHSMLEQRLVVWESRLRSKLDLVQNLVLSTSAVRPEVFARAREAGWDLSGPHTVVLLRVPDYGSVVRSKAWTDAEALEAESQILDLLERYARSRGWWVFGVVPEPGTFLLVLRRQDRPVWRADEVRQLMAEAVERLHQSGHDFAISGGIGTIGSGVDGLRRSYRDAKQGLHLGYALRGPGALVTAEEIGPERHLYGWYRSADAQAFIEAVIGPVFHLPPTQRTALLETVEALVRARGDVSRAAEMLSLHRNTVRYRLKQFGRRTGIDLSNPQTFYLLALALRAYRASQT from the coding sequence GTGACGACGCGGGGTGAAAGGAGGTGGCCCATCCTGGACATTGTCCTGCGCGACTTGTTGCAGCAAGAGGGGCTGGCCGGGGTGACCGTGCTCGCCGGCGCGGGAGGGCTTGACCGGCCTGTCCGGGGCGTCGAGATCATCGAGTGCCACGGCCTTTCGCTCCCGTACCGCCCCCTCGCGGCGGGCATCCTCTACTATCTCCCGGCTCATTGTGTCGCCGCCACCTCGCCGCTCCTCGATGTCCTTGTTCGCCACCTGGCCGACGCCGGGGCCGGCGGGCTGCTGCTGCACGGTCATCGTCCAGCTCGGGCGCCGGCATCCCGCGCCGGATCCCGTGCCGCGACGGCGGGCCTCGGGGGTGCCCGGAGTCAGGAGCCGTCGGGTCCTGCGCCCGCGCCCCATGGACCCTCCGGCGACGAGCGGTCTGCCCACGGGCAGTTGCCGGGTGAACCGGCGCCGGCGGGGTGGGTGGAACCGGAACGGGAGCCCCGGTTGCCCCGGTCGTTCCTGCTCCTCGCGGAGCGCTTGCGGTTGCCCGTCCTCGACCTCGGGCCCGTCAGCGTCACCACTGTCGTAGAGAGGCTGGCCGTCTCGCGGCAGGATGCCCTGTTGGCTGCCTATCGCCGTTGTGATGCCGCCGTGCAGAGGATCCTCGAGGCCTGGCGTGAAGGACAGGCGGTCGAGGCCGTGGTGGCCTTGCTCGGGGAAGCCACGGACGGCACATGCGACCTCGTCCCCCTGCCGGGCTATCCCCAGGTCGATCCCGGCAAGGTTCCGCCCTGGGTGGATCAAGGACCGGGCCGGCCGGCGCTCCACCAGGAAGGTGACCGGCTGCATGCAGCAATGGTGATCCGGGTTCGGCGCCGCGTCGAGTCGGCGTATCTGATCCATGGGGTCTATGCCGCCCGCCCCTGGCAGGACTTCGTCGTCCAGCGCGTCTTTGCTGCCGCTGCCCCGGTCGTCCACTCGATGCTCGAGCAGCGGCTCGTCGTCTGGGAGAGCCGTTTGCGGTCGAAACTGGATCTTGTCCAGAACCTGGTGCTTTCTACGTCGGCCGTCCGGCCAGAGGTCTTCGCCCGTGCCCGGGAGGCGGGTTGGGATCTGTCGGGACCCCATACGGTGGTCCTGCTGCGTGTCCCCGACTACGGGAGCGTCGTCCGGTCGAAGGCGTGGACGGACGCCGAGGCCCTCGAGGCCGAGAGTCAGATCCTGGACCTGCTGGAGCGGTACGCGCGCTCCCGCGGCTGGTGGGTCTTCGGTGTGGTTCCGGAGCCCGGCACCTTCCTGCTTGTGCTGCGGCGGCAGGATCGTCCCGTATGGCGCGCCGACGAGGTCCGCCAACTCATGGCAGAGGCCGTCGAGCGGCTGCACCAGTCCGGTCATGACTTCGCAATATCAGGGGGCATCGGCACGATTGGATCCGGCGTCGACGGCCTGCGCCGATCCTACCGCGACGCCAAGCAGGGCTTGCATCTCGGCTACGCGCTCCGTGGCCCGGGGGCCCTGGTGACGGCGGAAGAGATCGGTCCGGAGCGCCACCTCTACGGCTGGTACCGCTCTGCGGACGCGCAGGCTTTCATCGAGGCCGTGATCGGGCCCGTGTTCCATCTTCCCCCCACCCAGCGCACCGCGCTGCTTGAGACGGTCGAGGCGTTGGTCCGTGCGCGCGGCGATGTTTCCCGCGCAGCCGAGATGTTGTCCCTGCACCGCAACACGGTGCGCTACCGCCTGAAGCAGTTCGGCCGGCGCACCGGCATCGACCTCAGCAATCCCCAAACTTTCTATCTATTGGCATTAGCGCTTCGGGCCTACCGCGCCTCCCAAACCTGA
- a CDS encoding NAD(P)-dependent alcohol dehydrogenase encodes MKAARLVAYNQRLRLEEVAEPEITGPHDVIVKIGGAGVCHTDLHLIQGVWAETLGVDLPYTLGHENAGWVHAVGAAVTTVQVGDPVIVHPVMSCGTCLACRRGEDMHCENLVFPGLTVDGGFAEYLKTNERALIKLPPGVDPADVAPYADAGITAYRAVRKVAPLARPGTTAVVVGVGGLGHIAVQLLRELGNATIIAVDTHEGRLGMALELGAAHAVRAGEKAVSSVRSLTGGRGADIVIDFVGSDVTHRQGVEMLRKGGTYSIVGYGGQLSVPSLAMINNEFTIVGNLVGNYSELWELMQLHAQGKVKLHTSRYALDEVNAVLERLEHGQVNGRAVLVPA; translated from the coding sequence ATGAAAGCCGCACGCCTGGTAGCGTACAACCAGCGGCTCCGCCTGGAGGAGGTGGCCGAGCCGGAGATCACCGGGCCCCATGACGTGATCGTGAAGATCGGAGGTGCGGGGGTGTGTCACACGGACCTGCACCTCATCCAGGGGGTGTGGGCGGAGACGCTGGGGGTCGACCTCCCGTATACCCTGGGGCACGAGAACGCCGGGTGGGTCCACGCCGTCGGTGCGGCCGTGACCACCGTTCAGGTGGGGGACCCGGTCATCGTGCATCCCGTCATGAGCTGTGGCACGTGCCTGGCCTGCCGGCGGGGCGAGGATATGCACTGCGAGAACCTGGTCTTCCCGGGACTGACGGTGGACGGCGGGTTCGCCGAGTACCTCAAGACCAACGAGCGGGCGCTGATCAAGCTGCCGCCTGGGGTCGACCCCGCCGACGTGGCCCCCTACGCCGATGCAGGCATCACGGCGTACCGGGCGGTACGCAAGGTGGCGCCCCTGGCGCGACCGGGCACGACTGCGGTGGTCGTCGGCGTCGGCGGGCTCGGCCACATCGCCGTGCAGCTCCTGCGGGAGCTGGGCAACGCGACGATCATCGCCGTCGATACGCATGAGGGGCGCCTCGGCATGGCGCTCGAGCTCGGCGCGGCCCACGCCGTCCGCGCGGGCGAGAAGGCGGTGTCCAGCGTCCGCAGCCTGACCGGCGGGCGCGGCGCGGACATCGTTATCGACTTCGTGGGCAGTGACGTGACCCACCGGCAGGGTGTCGAGATGCTGCGCAAGGGCGGGACGTACTCCATCGTCGGCTACGGCGGCCAGCTCTCCGTCCCGTCCCTGGCCATGATCAACAACGAGTTCACCATCGTGGGGAACCTGGTCGGCAACTACAGCGAGCTCTGGGAGCTCATGCAACTCCACGCCCAGGGAAAGGTCAAGCTGCACACCAGCCGCTACGCCCTGGACGAGGTGAACGCGGTGCTCGAGCGCCTGGAGCACGGGCAGGTCAACGGGCGGGCCGTGCTGGTGCCGGCGTGA